A section of the Balearica regulorum gibbericeps isolate bBalReg1 chromosome 6, bBalReg1.pri, whole genome shotgun sequence genome encodes:
- the RPL37A gene encoding large ribosomal subunit protein eL43 yields the protein MAKRTKKVGIVGKYGTRYGASLRKMVKKIEISQHAKYTCSFCGKTKMKRKAVGIWHCGSCMKTVAGGAWTYNTTSAVTVKSAIRRLKELKDQ from the exons ATG GCTAAGCGCACCAAGAAAGTTGGGATTGTGGGTAAATATGGTACCCGTTATGGTGCATCCCTTAGGAAAATGgtgaagaaaattgaaattagCCAGCACGCCAAGTATACCTGCTCCTTCTGTGGCAAG ACCAAAATGAAGAGGAAGGCTGTAGGTATCTGGCACTGTGGATCCTGCATGAAGACAGTTGCTGGGGGTGCCTGGACTTACAA TACCACCTCTGCAGTGACAGTCAAATCTGCGATCAGAAGACTGAAGGAATTGAAAGACCAGTAG